Proteins from a single region of Hordeum vulgare subsp. vulgare chromosome 6H, MorexV3_pseudomolecules_assembly, whole genome shotgun sequence:
- the LOC123401683 gene encoding alpha-aminoadipic semialdehyde synthase → MACLFILTQQRHDTLLGNGVIGILAETVNMWERRAPLTPSHCARLVLGGGRSKSGVNRIIVQPSTKRIHHDAQYEDAGCEISDDLSECGLIVGIKQPKLEMILPDRAYAFFSHTHKAQKENMPLLDKIMEERVSLFDYELIVDDDGKRMLAFGKFAGRAGLIDFLHGLGQRYLSLGYSTPFLSLGQSHMYPSLAAAKAAVIAIGEEIATYGLPSGICPIVFAFTGSGNVSQGAQEIFKLLPHTFVDAEKLPELFAGKSLPPHHQSTRRAFQLYGCVVTSKDMVAPKDPSRCFDKADYYAHPEHYRPVFHERIAPYASAIVNCMYWERRFPRLLSIDQLQQLMKNGCPLVGISDITCDIGGSIEFVNKSTSIERPFFRYDTSTNLYHDDMEGDGVICLAVDILPTEFSREASQHFGDILSRFVTSLASAKGLLELPSHLRRACIAYAGKLTPLYEYIPRMRKTMIELPPTPANSLPDKKYTTLVSLCGHLFDKFLINEALDIIETAGGSFHLVKCDVGQSIDDMSYSELEVGADDTTTLDKIIDSLTSVANAHRGDPNAAEISLKIGRVSECGIDDSMDKVGPKVLILGAGRVCRPAAEFLTSYQNIDQVHVVVASLYQKDAEETVDGIKNATAAQLDVSDTESLSNLVSQVDVVVSLLPASFHAAIARVCIELKKHLVTASYVDDSMSKLEQAAQGAGVTILCEMGLDPGIDHMLSMKMIDEAHAQNGKIKAFTSFCGGLPSPAAANNPLAYKFSWSPAGAIRAGRNPAVYKFLGEIINVDGSKLYESAKRLRLPELPAFALEHLPNRNSLMYGDLYGISKEASTVYRSTLRYEGFSEIMAILAKVGFFDAEDHPLLQETNRPTYRIFLNELLNVNNVSTSNTKVNGEETGGHDDELISRLMMLGHCKEKELAVKILKTIKFLGLHEETEIPKDCSSAFSVICQRMEQRMAYGHNEQDMVLLHHEVEVEYPDGRPTEKHQATLLEFGKTENGRSTTAMALTVGVPAAIGALLLLQNKVQRKGVIRPLQPEIYIPALEILEASGIKLIERVET, encoded by the exons ATGGCATGTTTGTTCATTCTCACTCAGCAGAGACACGACACCTTGCTGGGCAATGGGGTCATCGGCATTCTCGCCGAGACTGTCAATATGTGGGAGAGGAGGGCGCCCTTAACTCCTTCCCATTGTGCTCGCCTTGTGCTCGGAGGAGGCAGGAGCAAATCCGGTGTGAACCGGATCATCGTGCAGCCAAGCACAAAGAGGATACACCATGATGCTCAGTATGAGGATGCTGGGTGCGAGATTTCAGACGATCTGTCCGAGTGTGGCCTCATTGTAGGCATCAAGCAACCAAAG CTGGAGATGATTCTTCCAGATAGGGCATATGCATTCTTCTCACACACCCACAAGGCCCAGAAAGAAAATATGCCGCTGTTAGATAAG ATCATGGAAGAAAGGGTATCCTTGTTTGATTATGAGCTGATTGTTGACGACGATGGGAAAAGAATGCTGGCATTTGGGAAGTTTGCTGGTAGAGCTGGGCTGATAGATTTCTTACATGGCCTTGGACAGC GATATTTGAGCCTTGGATACTCGACCCCGTTTCTGTCTCTGGGGCAATCCCATATGTATCCTTCGCTCGCTGCAGCGAAGGCTGCAGTCATCGCCATTGGTGAAGAGATCGCAACATACGGACTCCCATCTGGAATTTGTCCAATTGTATTTGCATTCACCGGATCTGGAAATG TTTCGCAGGGTGCGCAAGAGATATTCAAGCTATTGCCACATACCTTCGTTGACGCGGAGAAACTTCCCGAGCTCTTTGCG GGAAAGAGTCTGCCTCCACATCATCAGTCAACCAGGAGAGCATTCCAACTATATGGATGTGTTGTCACATCTAAAGACATGGTCGCGCCCAAGGATCCCAGCAGATGTTTTGACAAA GCTGACTATTATGCTCATCCGGAACACTACCGCCCTGTTTTTCATGAAAGGATTGCTCCATATGCATCTGCGATTG TTAACTGTATGTACTGGGAGAGGAGGTTTCCACGACTATTGAGCATTGATCAGTTACAACAGCTGATGAAGAATGGGTGCCCTTTGGTTGGCATTTCTGATATAACTTGTGACATTGGAGGTTCCATAGAATTTGTGAACAAAAGTACATCAATAGAGAGGCCTTTCTTCCG GTATGATACTTCGACTAATTTATACCATGATGATATGGAAGGCGATGGCGTGATCTGCTTAGCTGTTGACATTCTGCCTACAGAGTTTTCCAGAGAG GCCTCCCAGCATTTTGGAGACATATTATCTAGATTTGTTACCAGCTTGGCCTCAGCTAAGGGACTGCTGGAGCTTCCTTCCCACTTGAGAAGAGCTTGCATCGCATATGCTGGCAAACTCACTCCTCTGTATGAGTATATTCCTCGGATGAGAAAAACTATGAT AGAATTGCCACCAACTCCAGCGAATTCATTGCCTGATAAGAAGTACACCACCCTG GTATCTCTCTGTGGCCACCTCTTTGATAAGTTCCTAATAAATGAAGCTTTGGACATCATTGAGACAGCTGGGGGTTCTTTTCACTTGGTTAAATGTGATGTTGGACAAAGCATCGACGATATGTCCTACTCAGAGCTTGAA GTAGGAGCAGATGATACGACTACATTAGACAAGATCATTGATTCCTTGACTTCTGTAGCTAATGCGCACCGTGGAGATCCTAATGCCGCCGAGATATCTCTAAAGATAGGAAGAGTCAGCGAATGCGGAATTGATGACAGCATGGATAAAGTAGGACCAAAGGTTTTAATCCTTGGAGCTGGAAGAGTTTGTCGGCCGGCTGCTGAGTTTCTAACATCTTACCAAAACATCGACCAAGTACATGTTGTTGTGGCATCTCTGTATCAAAAAGATGCAGAAGAG ACAGTTGACGGAATAAAGAATGCAACAGCAGCTCAGCTCGATGTTTCAGATACTGAAAGTCTTTCGAATCTTGTTTCACAG GTTGATGTCGTAGTCAGCTTGCTGCCTGCTAGTTTTCATGCTGCCATTGCAAGAGTATGCATAGAG CTCAAGAAGCACTTGGTCACAGCAAGCTATGTTGATGATTCCATGTCAAAGTTGGAGCAAGCTGCGCAAGGAGCAGGTGTAACTATACTCTGTGAAATGGGCCTTGATCCTGGCATAG ATCACATGTTGTCGATGAAAATGATTGATGAAGCACATGCTCAGAATGGAAAAATAAAGGCGTTTACATCTTTCTGTGGTGGACTTCCATCTCCAGCTGCCGCAAACAATCCACTGGCCTATAAGTTCAG TTGGAGTCCAGCAGGTGCCATCCGAGCTGGAAGAAATCCTGCTGTCTACAAATTTCTTGGAGAGATCATTAATGTGGATG GTAGTAAATTATATGAGTCAGCAAAAAGGCTCAGACTACCAGAGCTTCCAGCTTTTGCTCTGGAGCACTTGCCAAATCGAAATTCCTTGATGTATGGAGACTTGTATGGGATCTCCAAAGAAGCATCTACTGTATATAGGTCCACTCTTCGTTATGAAG GATTTAGTGAGATCATGGCTATCCTGGCGAAAGTTGGGTTTTTTGATGCTGAAGATCATCCACTGCTACAAGAAACTAATCGCCCAACATATAGGATTTTTCTCAATGAACTCCTTAATGTCAACAATGTATCCACATCTAACACAAAGGTAAATGGTGAAGAAACTGGAGGACATGATGATGAACTGATTTCAAGACTAATGATGCTTGGGCATTGCAAAGAGAAGGAACTAGCTGTCAAGATACTCAAAACCATAAA GTTCTTGGGGCTGCATGAGGAGACAGAGATTCCTAAGGATTGTTCAAGTGCATTCAGTGTTATTTGCCAACGAATGGAACAGAGAATGGCCTATGGCCACAATGAGCAG GATATGGTACTGCTCCACCATGAAGTGGAGGTGGAGTACCCCGACGGGCGACCCACCGAGAAGCACCAAGCAACGCTGCTGGAGTTCGGAAAGACCGAGAACGGCAGGTCAACCACCGCCATGGCCCTCACCGTCGGGGTACCGGCAGCGATAGGAGCCCTG CTCTTGCTCCAGAACAAGGTTCAGAGGAAAGGCGTGATCCGGCCTCTGCAACCGGAGATCTACATCCCTG CGCTGGAGATCTTGGAAGCGTCGGGCATCAAGCTGATCGAGAGAGTGGAGACCTGA